The genomic region AGGCCCTCATCCAGGGAGACCTGCGCCTTGAAACCGATCAACCGTTCCGCCTTGCTGATATCGGCGAGCCTCCTCGAAACCGGGTTGACCTTGCGGGCCGCCGCGTATTCCGGAGTGCGACTCACGCCCATCACGCGCCCAAGCCTCAGGGCGAGTTCGTTCAGGCTGGTCTCGGTCCCGCTTGCGACGTTAAATACCTCGTCCGTCACCGGCGCCTTTGCGGCCAGAAGGTTCGCCCGCGCGATGTCCTCGACGTACACAAAGTCCATCGTCTGCGTACCATCCCCAAGAATCAGGCAAGGCTCGCCTTTCGCCAGACGCTCCATCCAGCGGATCAGGACTTCCGTATACACCCCGAAGACATCCATCCGAGGGCCATAGACGTTGAAGTAACGTAACGCGACGTAGTCCAATCCATACATCGCGTGAAAGCTGCGAAAAATCCCCTCGTTGAACAGCTTTGCGGCCCCATAAATGGTTCGGTTATCGTAACCGTGGTGCGCCTCCGGTGTGGGAAACACCTCGGCGAGCCCATAAACCGATGCGGAGGATGCGGCAACGACTTTCTTCACTTTGGCTGCCACCGCCGCCTCCGCCACGTTAAACGTGCCGTTTACCAGAACTTCCAGCGCCAGCCGCGGGTCCTCAGCGCACTGCGTGATCCGGATCGCCGCCTGGTGGAAGACAACGTCAACGCCTGCCATGACCTTTCCGAGAAGCTGCGCGTCGCGTACGTCGCCTTCGACCAGGGTAACATTGCCCGAAGCCGCCGCCGATTCAAGATTCTGACGTCGCCCCCGGGAAAAGTCGTCGAGAATCACAATTTCTTCCAGCCCTTCGGCCACCAACAGGTCAGCGATGTGCGACCCAATCAGCCCTGCGCCTCCGGTGATTAAAGCTCGTTTATAGGTCAGCATTTTCGATACTCGGTTGAAATCCATCGCGCCAGCGCAAAAACCGGGCGGGCACACCAGCCACGATGCTGAACGGAGGTACGTCCCGGGTCACCACCGCCCCGGCTCCGACGATGCTGCCTTTGCCGATCGTCACGCCGGGCAGCAGAACAGCACCCGTCCCGATGTCCGCCCAGGCTTCCACGCGCACCGGACGAACCTCCAGGTCGGTTTCGATAATTGGCCGGTCGACAGGGAGGCCGGTGTGGGACGAGCCCAGGATTTTTGCGCCCGGACCCCACCCTACATGATCTTCCAGAATTAAATTCCGCGCGTCGAGGTAGGCCTGGGGGCCGATCCAGACGTGATTGCCGATCCTGGTGATCCCATCAAAACGCCCTTGAATGTACGCCTGGGCTCCGATGAAAACCCCATTTCCGATCTCAAACGTCTCCAAATGCGTGAATCCGACCCCGGTGCCTATCCGGACACCATCACCGAACTTACGGGCAACGGACCTCCAGATTGCTCGACGCATGAGCCGGTCAATCTCGCCATCACCACTGCCGAATCGGGAATATTGTTCCAGGAGGGCGACCGACGAGTAAGTCTCCCTAAGGTGCCGAGACAAATCCATCTCGAAAAGGGGGTCAGGTTTGACCGGTTGTTTGCCATGAACGGCAGGGATAGTTCGAGCATGGCTCTCAAGGCTGATATTCATTACAAAAATAAATCAATTAATTTATACATTTTAAACTTACCTTCAATCAAGGCAGCCGGCGATTCATCCGGAGCGCCTCAGCAGGGAAAGCCCTTACCTTTGCACCCCCTCGGTACGATCCTGAGTAGCTGTTGGGGTTAAGAGGTACGGATCGGACATAGGCAAAGTTGCGCCGCTCGTGCGGTTCCAGGAAGGCGCGTCATCCTTGCGGCGCCGGTTCGGCGGTACGCTGACGCCGGTCCCGGTTCCGGAGCTGGAAGGACAGGCCGGTCTTCCGGATGTACCGGTTGATCCGCTCGATTCCAAGAAGAGGAATCAGGGACCGAACGCTGTACAGGCCGGTAAGCAGCGCAAGGACGCAGCCAATGCCTGTCCCCCAAGGCTCACGCAGCGTCAATCGGGTGCAGAGCGCGATGGCCACGGTAACGGCGCCTAACAGCGACAGCCGCACGTTCCGAGGGGACAAGGAAAACTCGGACACCCTCCGGACGATCACGTACACGATATACCAGTGAAAGAGGTAAAGGCCCAGAAAAGCCATGCCCGTACCGGGGAGGCCGAACAGCCTCAGACCCAACCAGCCGAGCAATACATACACGGTGTAGGAGGCGAGATCGCTCCAGAAAAGGGCCGCCGCCCGGCCTTTGGCCACCAGGATGTAGCCCATTGGCCAGGAATTCACGCGCAGGAACATGCCGACGACCTGCCAGCATAGAATCTCTGCCGCCTTATCGAACCTGGTCGAATAGAATATCTGGATCACCCAGGGCGCAAACGCGAGAGTCGCCAGGATGCCGGGAAGGGCCAGCAGGTTCGAGATTTCCGCTTGTTCGTTGACGAGCTGATTGCAGCGCCGGTTGTCGCCGGCAACCGCCGTCAGCCGGGGGAAGAAATCCGTTCCCATGGCTTGCAGCACGAAGCCGACATAGACCATGGAGAGCGCGTTGGCTGCTTGAAACTGGCCGGCGCCGTCCACGCCGAGCTGGCGCGTGACGAACACACGGAGCAAGAACGGGGCCCCGAGCGTCATCAGCCCCGTCAGTAGGAACACGATCCCCAGCTTCAACAGGCTCCCGGCTTCTACCACAACCTGCTGAGGCTGGATGCGAACCGGTTCAACCCGGATGCGGCGAGCGTAAGACCAGGAAAAGAACGCTCCAACTCCCGCTGCCAGTACCATGTAGGCAGGAATCGCCTGGCGACCCCAGACGTACACGATCGGAATGCTCAGAAGCGCACCGGCCAGACTGCCGATGATGTTTATTTTAGCCAGGTCCCCAATCCGGCGCATGCCCTGCAAAAGCGCGCCTTGCCCACCCATGACGGCGCCGAAAAGCAGGATGATTGAGAGCAACCCGATATCGGACGCATGGTCGCCATTGCCGAAAGCGAGCCGGCTGATCGGTTCGCGCGCCAGGAAGAGGGCCACCGTGCCGATGATGCCGAGCACGAGACAGACCCGGCGAAGGGTGATTACGGTGGTGGCAATCACTGCGGGGCTGCCCGAACCCATCGCCGACGCGATCTGGCGCACACCCGAACTGCTGATGCCGAGGTCGACCGCGGTTTTGGCCAGGCTTATCACCGAATCATAGATCGCCTCGAGGCCGATACCGGCGGGACCGAGCAGCAGCGCCAGGAGTTTCGTGCGCACCATCCGAATCGCGATCACGATTGCCGTCGACCCGCCAATGATCGAAGTCGATTTCAGCGCCTCGGCGTGCGACGTGGTCTCGGGTTCGTCGGCCAAACGGGGCGGGCACGACTCGGTCGCCTGGCCGGAGCCGGCCCGTTCATCAACCAAAGGTTTCGCCATCGGATTTGCTAAAAGGACGGTCGAGAGGTCCTCGCACGTGAATGTGGTGCCGGCTCAAGAGCGCAGACACCCCCGCGGCCGCAGGTCCACTGCCCGTGAATATCGCTAGAGTCGGCATTTTGTCGCCAGCCTTTAATCCAATCATCAAGCATTACAATCTCCTGGCAGCCGTCACCAATTGATCGATCCGCAACCGGGTAGTCGATCCGCCCGGGAACTCCGGCGATTCGGTCTATATTATGGTCCATGTATTTTGTTTGTCGAGCGATCCGCCAAAAAGGATCGTCAACCTCGGCGCCGGGTCGCCCGGCCGTGGACGCGCTGCCAACAATCCAATCGACCGAGACGCGGCCGGCGAGCATCTACCTTTGAAGGCGAGAAGGGTGCGACCCGAGGCCGGCGCCGCCTCGGTTTCCGGCAACTCACCGCGGGGATGAGCGGGGATGGTCAGCCAGGCGCCCCCCGCAGCCTTCGAGGGCCGCCAACCCCGCGCCGTCCACCCTGCGCACCGATTACGGAACGCCGGCGGGGCTGCCCACGACGTGCGCGGCTTTGCCTGCCGGTTCTACATCACTGATCCGCGCCCAGCTGGGAGGCAAATTTCGCAGGATCTCGATATTTTTAAACACAGGACTGGTCCGCGCTCCGTGCGCATGGACCCATGCAGCCATTTTGCGAATACCCTCCTCAAGCGACGTCTTCTTCCGCTTCCCAAAAACCTCCTCGGCTTTGGAATGATCGGAAAAAGCGTACTTAACCTCATTCCGGGGTTCGAGGTGTTTCACGTTGCACTCTGCGCCCATCGCAGCCGCCACTACCTGCGCAAGGTAATTGACGGTGAACGGAACATCGGCGCCAACGTTGAAGATTTCATTACGCGCAGCCGGATAGTTGACTGACTCCGCGATCACGGGGGCCACGTCGTTGATGTGGGTAAACGCCCGTTCCTGCTCACCGTCTCCAAAAATCGTCATCGGCTGGCCGCTCAGAATCTGGTTCATGAAGATCCCGACGACATTTCGATAACGGTCGCCGATATTTTGGCGCTCGCCGTACACGTTGTGCGGCCGAAAGATAACGTAGTCCAGGCCGAACATCTCATGCGAAACCCTCAGTTCCTGTTCAATACACAATTTGGCGATGCCGTATGAGTCTTCCGGGATCGGAATCATCTTCTCGGTCATCGGGGTCTGACCTGCACCATACACCGCGATCGACGAAGTGAATACAAACGACCTGGTGCCGTAATTGACGGCGGCATTGATCAGGTTTACCGAACCGATAACGTTGTTGTTATAATTAAAACGCTTGATAAAATGACTCAGGCCTTCGGCGGCGTACGCGGCCAGATGATATACATGATCAAACCTGTAGCGTTCGAACAGCGACCGGATCAGCGCGTCATCCAGGATTGATCCCTCGACGAAAATGGCTCCGGCGGGGACAT from Verrucomicrobiota bacterium harbors:
- a CDS encoding NAD-dependent epimerase/dehydratase family protein → MNYQNSHHIEGTSSSLVTGGAGFIGSHVAEHLLKMGHRVVVLDDLSGGFKENVPAGAIFVEGSILDDALIRSLFERYRFDHVYHLAAYAAEGLSHFIKRFNYNNNVIGSVNLINAAVNYGTRSFVFTSSIAVYGAGQTPMTEKMIPIPEDSYGIAKLCIEQELRVSHEMFGLDYVIFRPHNVYGERQNIGDRYRNVVGIFMNQILSGQPMTIFGDGEQERAFTHINDVAPVIAESVNYPAARNEIFNVGADVPFTVNYLAQVVAAAMGAECNVKHLEPRNEVKYAFSDHSKAEEVFGKRKKTSLEEGIRKMAAWVHAHGARTSPVFKNIEILRNLPPSWARISDVEPAGKAAHVVGSPAGVP
- a CDS encoding O-antigen translocase, with the protein product MAKPLVDERAGSGQATESCPPRLADEPETTSHAEALKSTSIIGGSTAIVIAIRMVRTKLLALLLGPAGIGLEAIYDSVISLAKTAVDLGISSSGVRQIASAMGSGSPAVIATTVITLRRVCLVLGIIGTVALFLAREPISRLAFGNGDHASDIGLLSIILLFGAVMGGQGALLQGMRRIGDLAKINIIGSLAGALLSIPIVYVWGRQAIPAYMVLAAGVGAFFSWSYARRIRVEPVRIQPQQVVVEAGSLLKLGIVFLLTGLMTLGAPFLLRVFVTRQLGVDGAGQFQAANALSMVYVGFVLQAMGTDFFPRLTAVAGDNRRCNQLVNEQAEISNLLALPGILATLAFAPWVIQIFYSTRFDKAAEILCWQVVGMFLRVNSWPMGYILVAKGRAAALFWSDLASYTVYVLLGWLGLRLFGLPGTGMAFLGLYLFHWYIVYVIVRRVSEFSLSPRNVRLSLLGAVTVAIALCTRLTLREPWGTGIGCVLALLTGLYSVRSLIPLLGIERINRYIRKTGLSFQLRNRDRRQRTAEPAPQG
- a CDS encoding SDR family NAD(P)-dependent oxidoreductase — encoded protein: MTYKRALITGGAGLIGSHIADLLVAEGLEEIVILDDFSRGRRQNLESAAASGNVTLVEGDVRDAQLLGKVMAGVDVVFHQAAIRITQCAEDPRLALEVLVNGTFNVAEAAVAAKVKKVVAASSASVYGLAEVFPTPEAHHGYDNRTIYGAAKLFNEGIFRSFHAMYGLDYVALRYFNVYGPRMDVFGVYTEVLIRWMERLAKGEPCLILGDGTQTMDFVYVEDIARANLLAAKAPVTDEVFNVASGTETSLNELALRLGRVMGVSRTPEYAAARKVNPVSRRLADISKAERLIGFKAQVSLDEGLRRLVDWWSREQVPSTVLSSSV
- a CDS encoding acyltransferase, which encodes MNISLESHARTIPAVHGKQPVKPDPLFEMDLSRHLRETYSSVALLEQYSRFGSGDGEIDRLMRRAIWRSVARKFGDGVRIGTGVGFTHLETFEIGNGVFIGAQAYIQGRFDGITRIGNHVWIGPQAYLDARNLILEDHVGWGPGAKILGSSHTGLPVDRPIIETDLEVRPVRVEAWADIGTGAVLLPGVTIGKGSIVGAGAVVTRDVPPFSIVAGVPARFLRWRDGFQPSIENADL